ctactcgggaggctgaggcaggagaatcacttgaacccaggaggtggaggttgcagtgagctgagattgtgacattgcacaATCTGTCacccacagcctgggtgacagagcgagactctgtctcaaaaaaaaaaaaaaaaaaaaaaaaattacctgcaaGTGAGAAGGAGCAAAATACATGTGCAACAATGTAATGTGATCTGTGTAATAATGTGATTTCCCTTAGGATGTGGCTGATGAAGAAATTGCTGCCCTCCCCCGGGATAGCTGTCCTGTTAGAATCAGAAATCGGTGTGTTATGACGTCCCGTCCGCGTGGTGTGAAGCGGCGCTGGAGGCTTAGTCGTATAGTCTTCCGTCACTTAGCTGACCATGGGCAACTTTCTGGGATCCAGCGAGCGATGTGGTAAATGAGCTCCAGAACCTATTGAGCTTGCAGGGAAGCCAGTTCCAGcaagcaaagattttttaaatagaccAAACCCTAATCTCACAGGGGCCCAGTACAGTTGTTTGGCCTACCTGATGCTATCTCAAAActacttttaaaatgaagaaatttgggTGTTTCATGTCAGTGAATTATCTTTTCTCTTGGACTTAACAAACATACTGTTCCCATACATACTGCAAATagtgtaataaatattttctgtgaatATGTTTTTCATACCCTCCTTTTAAGTTTAATCTTTTAGTAACATATaggggtttttgtatttttaagagcattatttcataaaatgttatCTTATACATAATCCAACTAATTGACATGTAGCTCATTTATGGCAGTTTGTAATCCTGGGCTAGCTTTCCTGACCTGCAGAGCTCCCCTTAACTATTATTGTTAGATAAACAGTAGATTGAATAGCAAGGCTGATGTTCTGGATTATCTAATGCTCCAATTCTTCTTGTGATGGCTGAACAAAAGAACCACTAAGTGTTTTCTTGTCCATCCTTAAGGgactttaaaacaaattatgccTCTTTAAGTCCTTGAAAGTCTCCATCTAAAGAGGAAAAGTTTGTTGGAACAGTATATATtccctatttttatgttttatttaatccaTAACAGAAATGAGTAAGGGTAGCACAAAGTTCTCATTCAGTAACTCAACAGTGTCATCAGCCCAgtgataaaaatatacatattgaaTGGAAGTACCTACTTAACATCAGGAAAATATTCCTGGAGAACTTAATAAATCAGGAGGTGAGGGGTGAGTTTTTTTCTGCACACAGAGGGAACAAAAGCACAAAGAAGCAAAGGCACTCTGTAGCATCAAACAGAGAACCACAGTCACTTCAGTAGATCAGAAATATGAAGCACAAGACAAGGCCCGTATTGTAGAGGATCTCACAAATCATGTGAAGGAATTAAGACTGACATACCAGGTATTAGAGTTTTAAGGACAGGAATGACATCATCAGTTTGTAATACAGGTAAGTGACAGCTGTGTGGCAGATGGCCATGAGAGGAAAAGGCTACAGGCAAGACAACCAGTTAGAAGGATGTCTTAATTGTTGAGGAAGATGAACGCCTGAACTAACATTGTGGTATTAGTAGAGGAGAGAGGACAGATGTTTAAAGTTTTAGGAAAGAAAATTGGGCAAGACTTACAAGA
This portion of the Pongo abelii isolate AG06213 chromosome 1, NHGRI_mPonAbe1-v2.0_pri, whole genome shotgun sequence genome encodes:
- the MRPS14 gene encoding small ribosomal subunit protein uS14m isoform X2: MVPSSASGQVRSHYVDWRMWRDVKKRKMAYEYADERLRINSLRKNTILPKILQDVADEEIAALPRDSCPVRIRNRCVMTSRPRGVKRRWRLSRIVFRHLADHGQLSGIQRAMW